From a region of the Thalassospira sp. TSL5-1 genome:
- a CDS encoding autotransporter domain-containing protein encodes MSHYKLTSSACRNINWKKLVLCCSVSTLALFAAETAEAACNPTGTFTRANCFSSGQIQYFSDDTISSLTISDETAQSVEFAPDSSGSITGATNQTLTINGSTTLNRSDYSAVIFDVTKANSNVTATIASTASVTSTGGGFGAVWFKNATSGDITISSGATINSTGQQSGAAGIIATTKAGNVSITNEASGSVTSDDRGLYGDSGTKDVVTDPYTVSITNNGTVKAGTRGAYGVNYYGNVAVTNTGSIETDTRQAIVLWSADGGNASVNNSGTLNAKDDHAIVAWSTNGDAIVTNSGTVTSSNNTTHDDTGGGHIGIQTQVATSGNTTITNTSTGTINANADTGIEAKALTAGNITISNAGTISALRGIYAETADGTINIANTGLLTATASAGTIYGIDYKNTGTIAGTISNFGTMTISNGTSSTGIMIEAGSGVSVVNTGTLSVSTNARAGGIVAAGTVTGTIKNSGSLTVAGQASGAGIFIDDGSNVSVENSGVLSVSSLSSAVGIATTTTGSIAQLTNSGTISATQYAIKNAGTMQSLVNSGTIKGNIENTSATGLTISNDNSTIYGVLSGYTSDNSMVKGQITHTNADLVFSSGKIWLNDDINATGHSVNNTGATLKLSNAVTITGNYVQTGGGLLIEAVSTSSHGVLNVSGNASISNSNIVVSGNNLAVGDSYTIVGAGGTGSYSTLSASVVGTGDRNAAVKTIGKDLVVVLTKGNGTGKYTPVGDAEGGSAAPLGRTLDTINTKDSPEAIAFQNQVLAQIDSLPQNQRGEAIKELSPANSANTVQLSAQATSIVIGAVETRQQLAMSDDGGREVGVAAGSAARYSQLWGQILGGSAHRAGDSENDGFTSKSVGLTTGFDHLITPDLLGGVALSWVRSWTDGSNASNGSTNTLDSYQMTFYGTYRINRLAVDGQIGAGWNHYDQERTISFLGNTASADYNGQQYMARTRVGYDFNFGETTLTPFAGLRWLGAHTDSYKETGAGAANNSVNSQNNSSVTHEVGARTDWNIETATGIVSPEVSAAWIHDYTDNTVDTTGQIGGTDYTIETKGLASDGIRLGLGLSYITDDSISLKLSYDGELRAGYQSQTATLRLNWDF; translated from the coding sequence ATGTCACATTACAAATTAACGTCAAGCGCATGCCGAAATATCAATTGGAAGAAGCTCGTTTTATGTTGTTCGGTCTCAACGCTCGCTTTGTTTGCGGCGGAAACAGCGGAAGCCGCTTGCAACCCAACGGGCACATTTACCCGGGCAAACTGCTTTAGCAGCGGTCAGATTCAGTATTTCTCAGACGATACCATCTCTTCGCTGACCATTAGCGACGAAACAGCACAATCTGTTGAATTTGCACCTGATTCAAGTGGCTCCATTACAGGGGCCACCAATCAAACCCTGACGATTAACGGAAGTACGACGCTTAACCGTTCAGATTACAGCGCCGTGATTTTTGATGTCACGAAGGCAAACAGCAACGTAACTGCAACGATAGCGTCCACGGCATCCGTCACTTCAACTGGCGGTGGTTTTGGCGCTGTCTGGTTCAAAAATGCGACCTCTGGCGATATTACGATCAGCAGTGGTGCAACGATCAATTCGACCGGCCAACAAAGCGGCGCGGCAGGGATTATTGCCACAACAAAAGCTGGCAATGTTTCCATCACAAACGAAGCGTCAGGCTCGGTAACCTCCGATGACCGCGGTCTTTATGGGGATAGCGGTACAAAGGATGTCGTTACAGATCCGTATACCGTTTCAATCACGAATAATGGAACGGTTAAAGCAGGTACAAGAGGCGCATATGGCGTCAATTATTATGGGAACGTTGCCGTAACAAATACCGGGTCTATCGAGACGGATACACGTCAGGCTATCGTCTTATGGTCGGCCGACGGCGGGAACGCATCCGTCAATAACAGTGGCACGCTTAACGCCAAGGATGATCACGCCATTGTAGCCTGGAGCACAAATGGCGATGCCATTGTCACAAATAGCGGCACCGTCACATCGTCTAACAACACAACCCATGATGATACTGGCGGAGGCCATATCGGCATCCAGACCCAGGTTGCCACATCGGGAAATACGACAATTACCAACACATCCACCGGCACTATCAATGCCAATGCCGATACCGGTATCGAAGCCAAAGCACTAACGGCGGGCAATATAACGATATCGAACGCCGGCACGATATCGGCTCTGCGGGGTATTTATGCGGAAACAGCGGACGGAACAATAAATATTGCCAATACCGGCTTACTGACTGCAACGGCATCCGCTGGCACAATCTACGGTATTGATTATAAAAATACCGGCACTATTGCAGGCACCATCAGCAATTTCGGCACGATGACAATATCAAATGGCACCAGCAGCACCGGCATTATGATCGAGGCTGGCTCCGGCGTTTCAGTTGTCAATACAGGCACACTTTCAGTTTCAACAAATGCGCGTGCAGGTGGCATTGTCGCGGCGGGAACAGTAACAGGCACCATTAAAAATTCAGGCAGCCTGACAGTTGCTGGTCAGGCCAGTGGAGCAGGCATTTTCATCGATGACGGTTCTAATGTATCGGTTGAAAATAGTGGCGTACTTTCCGTTTCTTCACTGTCCAGTGCTGTTGGTATTGCCACCACGACAACGGGATCTATCGCGCAACTCACCAACAGCGGTACGATTTCGGCAACGCAATATGCCATTAAAAATGCGGGCACAATGCAAAGTCTTGTGAATAGCGGCACGATCAAAGGCAATATCGAAAATACCAGTGCAACCGGACTGACGATTTCAAACGACAATTCAACGATTTATGGCGTTTTAAGCGGTTATACCAGCGATAACAGCATGGTTAAGGGGCAAATCACGCATACAAATGCCGATCTTGTCTTTTCCAGCGGAAAAATCTGGCTGAATGACGATATAAATGCCACCGGTCACAGCGTTAATAATACGGGTGCCACGCTAAAACTCAGCAATGCAGTGACAATTACCGGCAATTACGTTCAGACAGGCGGTGGGTTGCTGATAGAGGCCGTCAGCACGTCCTCGCATGGTGTACTTAACGTTTCAGGCAACGCCTCAATCAGCAATTCAAACATTGTGGTATCTGGCAACAACCTTGCCGTTGGCGACAGCTACACAATTGTTGGTGCCGGTGGCACGGGAAGCTATTCCACTTTGTCGGCCTCTGTTGTGGGCACAGGTGACCGTAATGCCGCTGTCAAAACTATTGGCAAGGATTTGGTGGTGGTCCTGACCAAAGGGAATGGAACGGGCAAATATACCCCGGTCGGAGATGCCGAGGGAGGCAGCGCAGCTCCATTGGGTCGCACCCTTGATACCATCAATACAAAAGACAGCCCCGAGGCGATTGCCTTTCAAAACCAGGTTCTTGCGCAAATTGACAGCCTACCGCAAAACCAGCGTGGCGAAGCCATCAAGGAACTTTCCCCCGCCAATTCCGCCAATACCGTCCAGTTATCAGCCCAGGCGACATCTATTGTCATTGGGGCTGTCGAAACCCGCCAGCAACTTGCCATGTCGGATGATGGCGGACGCGAAGTCGGGGTTGCAGCCGGGAGCGCGGCACGCTACAGCCAGTTATGGGGCCAAATCCTTGGCGGGTCCGCCCACCGCGCCGGTGACAGTGAAAATGACGGCTTTACCAGCAAAAGTGTTGGCCTTACCACCGGCTTTGATCATTTGATCACCCCTGACCTTTTGGGCGGTGTTGCCTTAAGCTGGGTGCGGTCCTGGACGGATGGCAGCAATGCCTCGAACGGATCGACAAATACGCTTGATAGCTATCAAATGACCTTTTACGGAACCTATCGCATCAACCGCCTTGCCGTGGATGGACAGATTGGTGCGGGCTGGAACCATTACGATCAGGAACGGACCATTTCCTTTTTGGGCAATACGGCCAGTGCCGATTATAACGGCCAGCAATATATGGCCCGCACCCGTGTCGGCTATGATTTCAATTTTGGTGAAACAACACTAACGCCTTTTGCCGGGCTGCGCTGGCTGGGTGCGCATACTGACTCCTACAAGGAAACAGGCGCAGGTGCCGCCAACAACTCGGTCAACAGTCAAAATAACAGCAGTGTCACCCATGAAGTCGGCGCCCGGACCGATTGGAACATTGAAACAGCCACCGGGATTGTATCGCCAGAAGTTTCGGCGGCCTGGATCCATGATTATACCGACAATACGGTGGATACCACGGGCCAGATCGGCGGCACGGATTACACCATCGAAACAAAGGGCCTCGCATCAGATGGCATCCGGCTGGGCCTGGGACTTTCCTACATCACCGATGACAGCATCAGCCTGAAGCTGTCTTATGACGGGGAATTGCGCGCAGGATACCAGAGCCAGACAGCCACCTTGCGGCTGAATTGGGATTTTTAA